One genomic region from Gossypium hirsutum isolate 1008001.06 chromosome D13, Gossypium_hirsutum_v2.1, whole genome shotgun sequence encodes:
- the LOC121224928 gene encoding uncharacterized protein: MARWQILLTEYDIVYVSQKLIKGSAIADFLASRTVEEYEPLRFDFPDEDLMCISKKEGESSKEKSWKMSFDGASNALGHGIGAVLVSPEGDHYPLTARLNLFCTNNIAEYKACIMGLRAAIERKIEILEVHGDSALVIYQIRGDWEVRDLKLVKYHDLVSKLVKEFKEVTFNYFSREENQLADALATLASIIEEESDARLWFHDILEYIKNQRYPEQANKNDKRTIRRMAIGFVLDGDILYKWGKDQVLLRCVDAVEARKILEEVHEGICGMHASGFTMARQIMRLG, from the exons atggcacgatggcagatcttactGACTGAGTATGATATCGTGTATGTGAGCCAAAAATTGATAAAGGGAAGCGCGATAGCTGACTTCTTGGCAAGTCGAACAGTGGAAGAATACGAGcctttgagatttgatttcccagatgaagacttgatgtgcatttcAAAAAAAGAGggtgagtcatcaaaagagaaatcATGGAAGATGAgttttgatggtgcatcgaatgcattggggcatgggatcgGAGCAGTCTTAGTGTCGCCGGAAGGAGATCATTATCCGCTCACTGCCAGATTGAACTtgttctgtaccaataatatagcaGAGTATAAAGCttgcatcatgggacttcgtgcagctatcgagaGGAAAATTGAAATCTTAGAAGTACACGGGGACTCAGCATTAGtcatttaccaaatccgtggagattgggaagtgagggatTTGAAATTAGTCAAATATCACGATCTTGTTTCGAAATTGgtcaaagaattcaaagaagTGACTTTTAACTACTTttcacgagaagagaaccaattggctgatgcttTGGCCACcctggcttcaat CATTGAGGAGGAGTCAGATGCACGACTATGGTTCCATGATATTTTAGAGtacatcaagaatcaaaggtaccCCGAGCAAGCAAAcaagaatgacaaaagaacaatcagaagaatggcgaTTGGATTTGTTCTTGACGGGGATATTCTATACAAATggggaaaagatcaagtgctcctGAGGTGCGTGGACGCTGTTGAAGCTAGAAAGATACTTGAAGAGGTTCATGAAGGAATTTGTGGAATGCATGCTAGTGGTTTCACCATGGCCAGACAGATTATGAGACTTGGTTAA